From the genome of Biomphalaria glabrata chromosome 1, xgBioGlab47.1, whole genome shotgun sequence, one region includes:
- the LOC106058550 gene encoding myocyte-specific enhancer factor 2C-like, with product MGRKKIQIARINDERNRQVTFTKRKFGLMKKAYELSVLCDCEIALIIFTSNNKLYQYASSDMDKVLLKYTEYNDSVVSQTNKDIVDMLTKKEGKGGDMDGEDDEYPLSPRTDENYRKIDADFAKAMTDSVKPQQLYPVQVSSSQYTTTQGSMGGGSVIVLHPPQTVTRSVPSPSVVQRVSPAPATATLMSAAQNNQSGSSSQPVPIALHSVADFSTSLVSAGQNQTITVTAGKRPGLKVLIPERAPAITQARTIGTALDTPNVSIATPNQGNQGTIQAILAGDLLNSADITGLSPLVYQLSGQGPGPLTAALQASGVTFTPGGSVSMSSTPIAISLHHQKGNIKQEPGSPMKTDHSAIDSSVTSPHQRRSEEPMDKRPRLDNDG from the exons atggGTAGAAAAAAGATTCAGATTGCACGCATCAATGATGAACGCAATAGACAG GTCACAttcacaaaaagaaaatttggtTTGATGAAAAAGGCTTATGAACTCAGTGTTTTATGTGATTGTGAAATAGCCCTCATAATATTTACTAGTAACAACAAGCTGTATCAGTATGCAAGTTCAGACATGGACAAAGTACTCCTCAAATATACAGAGTACAATGATTCTGTAGTTAGTCAAACAAACAAGGACATTGTTGAT ATGTTGACAAAGAAAGAAGGTAAAGGTGGTGATATGGATGGTGAAGATGATGAATATCCTCTATCTCCACGCACAGATGAAAATTATCGTAAAATAGATGCAGACTTTGCAAAGGCAATGACAGATAGTGTAAAG CCGCAACAACTATATCCAGTACAAGTGTCTTCAAGCCAATATACAACAACCCAGGGAAGTATGGGTGGAGGTTCAGTTATAGTTTTACATCCACCTCAGACAGTAACACGCTCTGTGCCAAGTCCTTCAG ttgtcCAACGTGTAAGCCCTGCCCCTGCGACGGCTACTTTAATGTCTGCTGCTCAAAATAATCAATCTGGTAGCAGTTCACAACCAGTACCTATAGCCTTACACAGTGTTGCTGACTTTTCTACTTCTTTGGTATCTGCTGGTCAAAATCAGACAATTACTGTGACTGCAGGAAAACGGCCTGGCTTAAAAGTTCTTATACCTGAAAGAGCCCCCGCAATAACACAG GCTCGAACAATAGGCACAGCTTTAGATACACCTAATGTTTCCATAGCAACTCCAAATCAAGGAAATCAAGGGACTATCCAAGCTATTTTAGCTGGAG atcttCTCAACAGTGCAGATATAACAGGTTTGTCACCATTAGTGTACCAGTTAAGTGGTCAGGGTCCAGGTCCCCTTACGGCAGCCTTACAAGCTTCTGGTGTAACTTTTACTCCTGG GGGCTCTGTTTCCATGTCATCAACACCAATAGCCATCTCATTACATCACCAGAAAGGGAATATAAAACAAGAACCAGGCTCACCAATGAAAACTGACCATTCAGCCATTGACTCCTCTGTCACCTCTCCACATCAACGGCGATCCGAAGAACCTATGGATAAAAGACCTCGTCTAGATAATGATGGCTGA